The Rattus rattus isolate New Zealand chromosome 1, Rrattus_CSIRO_v1, whole genome shotgun sequence genome includes a region encoding these proteins:
- the LOC116897009 gene encoding LOW QUALITY PROTEIN: selection and upkeep of intraepithelial T-cells protein 3-like (The sequence of the model RefSeq protein was modified relative to this genomic sequence to represent the inferred CDS: inserted 2 bases in 1 codon), protein MGAVRVPLTAHCVALSLLQMVAVSSEQFIVNGLQSPVSVPLGGNLELSCQLSPPQQAKHMEIRWFRNRYTEPIYLYRNGKDLLGETISKYVERTELVKDDIGRGRVTLRIFKVTADDAGSYHCFFKDDKFYEEHIILVNVVATSSDIQILMHAPNTKGVMLECHSRGWFPEPHMEWRDSNGVLIPATSKSHSQDENKIFTMKTSLLIEAKSHWNVTCYIQNPVTYEEESISVVLPGKMCFFSXIIVTVTHTYYSILP, encoded by the exons ATGGGAGCTGTAAGAGTACCTCTGACTGCACACTGTGTGGCCTTGTCCCTCCTCCAGATGGTAGCAGTGAGTTCAG AACAATTCATTGTGAATGGCTTACAGAGTCCAGTCTCGGTTCCATTAGGTGGAAATCTGGAACTCAGTTGTCAATTGTCTCCACCACAACAAGCAAAGCATATGGAAATTCGCTGGTTCCGGAATCGCTATACAGAGCCAATATACCTGTATAGGAATGGTAAAGACCTGCTTGGAGAAACTATCTCTAAATATGTTGAGAGGACTGAACTCGTAAAAGATGACATTGGAAGAGGTCGAGTAACCCTCAGGATCTTTAAAGTGACTGCTGATGATGCTGGGTCCTACCACTGCTTCTTCAAAGATGACAAATTCTATGAAGAACATATCATATTGGTCAATGTTGTAG CAACAAGTTCAGACATACAGATTCTTATGCATGCCCCTAATACAAAAGGTGTAATGTTGGAATGTCATTCAAGAGGTTGGTTCCCAGAGCCTCACATGGAATGGAGAGACAGCAATGGAGTGCTCATTCCAGCTACATCAAAATCCCATTCACAAGATGAAAACAAAATCTTCACCATGAAAACATCTCTTCTGATTGAAGCCAAGTCTCACTGGAATGTCACCTGCTACATTCAAAACCCTGTAACTTACGAAGAAGAAAGTATAAGTGTTGTCCTACcaggtaaaatgtgttttttcTC AATAATAGTCActgtcacacatacatattattcTATTCTTCCTTGA